A single region of the Oncorhynchus tshawytscha isolate Ot180627B unplaced genomic scaffold, Otsh_v2.0 Un_contig_1019_pilon_pilon, whole genome shotgun sequence genome encodes:
- the LOC121845761 gene encoding poly(A)-specific ribonuclease PARN-like yields MNTSRYAESYRIQTYAEYVQGRQQVRESQGHSTQSWDEDGWVKPHYTSPSTVGAGPTGYSYGHNRPSLGKRCVSPIQEEQPTEERLRDHT; encoded by the exons ATGAACACCAGTCGCTATGCGGAGAGCTACCGTATCCAGACGTATGCAGAGTATGTCCAGGGCAGGCAGCAGGTCAGGGAGAGCCAGGGCCATTCTACCCAGTCCTGGGACGAGGACGGCTGGGTTAAACCGCACTACACCTCCCCCTCTACAGTTGGTGCTGGTCCTACTGGCTACAGCTACGGTCACAACAG GCCGTCGTTGGGGAAACGCTGCGTCAGTCCGATCCAGGAGGAGCAGCCTACGGAGGAGAGGCTCAGAGATCACACG